A part of Oncorhynchus clarkii lewisi isolate Uvic-CL-2024 chromosome 17, UVic_Ocla_1.0, whole genome shotgun sequence genomic DNA contains:
- the LOC139370147 gene encoding monocyte to macrophage differentiation factor 2-like isoform X2, whose product MEVERENSRFMNNRVPSNKRYQPTDYEHAANCATHALWVIPSLLGSSVLHFLSEDQWERVSAWLYGAGLTSLFLISTLFHTVTWKKSHLRSVEHCFHMCDRMVIYFFIAASYAPWLNLRELGPWTCHMRWLVWVMASVGTTYVFFFHERYKLMELICYTVMGVFPALVILSMPDREGLWELLVGGACYCLGMVFFKSDGLVPFAHAIWHLFVAMGAGVHYYAIYRYLYTPAANQMKTSR is encoded by the exons atggaggtggagagaga GAATTCCAGATTTATGAATAACAGAGTTCCGTCCAATAAGAGGTATCAACCCACAGACTATGAACATGCTGCAAACTGTGCTACACAcgcg CTGTGGGTAATCCCCAGCCTATTGGGCAGCTCTGTGCTGCACTTCCTGTCTGAGGACCAATGGGAGCGCGTCTCAGCCTGGCTCTATGGGGCGGGGCTcacctccctcttcctcatctctaCTCTGTTCCACACGGTGACCTGGAAGAAAAGCCACCTacg GTCTGTGGAGCACTGTTTCCACATGTGTGACAGAATGGTGATCTATTTCTTCATAGCAGCCTCCTACGCCCCCTG GTTGAACCTGCGGGAGCTGGGACCCTGGACCTGTCACATGAGGTGGTTGGTCTGGGTGATGGCCTCTGTTGGAACCACATACGTCTTCTTCTTCCAcgagag gtATAAGTTGATGGAACTGATCTGTTATACAGTGATGGGAGTGTTCCCAGCCTTGGTCATCCTGTCAATG CCAGACCGCGAGGGGCTGTGGGAGTTGTTAGTGGGCGGTGCCTGTTACTGTCTGGGCATGGTGTTCTTCAAGAGTGATGGCCTCGTCCCATTCGCCCATGCCATCTGGCACCTGTTTGTTGCCATGGGAGCAGGTGTCCATTACTACGCCATCTACCGGTACCTCTACACGCCAGCAGCCAATCAGATGAAGACATCCAGATGA
- the LOC139370147 gene encoding monocyte to macrophage differentiation factor 2-like isoform X1, whose translation MNLVRFMNNRVPSNKRYQPTDYEHAANCATHALWVIPSLLGSSVLHFLSEDQWERVSAWLYGAGLTSLFLISTLFHTVTWKKSHLRSVEHCFHMCDRMVIYFFIAASYAPWLNLRELGPWTCHMRWLVWVMASVGTTYVFFFHERYKLMELICYTVMGVFPALVILSMPDREGLWELLVGGACYCLGMVFFKSDGLVPFAHAIWHLFVAMGAGVHYYAIYRYLYTPAANQMKTSR comes from the exons ATTTATGAATAACAGAGTTCCGTCCAATAAGAGGTATCAACCCACAGACTATGAACATGCTGCAAACTGTGCTACACAcgcg CTGTGGGTAATCCCCAGCCTATTGGGCAGCTCTGTGCTGCACTTCCTGTCTGAGGACCAATGGGAGCGCGTCTCAGCCTGGCTCTATGGGGCGGGGCTcacctccctcttcctcatctctaCTCTGTTCCACACGGTGACCTGGAAGAAAAGCCACCTacg GTCTGTGGAGCACTGTTTCCACATGTGTGACAGAATGGTGATCTATTTCTTCATAGCAGCCTCCTACGCCCCCTG GTTGAACCTGCGGGAGCTGGGACCCTGGACCTGTCACATGAGGTGGTTGGTCTGGGTGATGGCCTCTGTTGGAACCACATACGTCTTCTTCTTCCAcgagag gtATAAGTTGATGGAACTGATCTGTTATACAGTGATGGGAGTGTTCCCAGCCTTGGTCATCCTGTCAATG CCAGACCGCGAGGGGCTGTGGGAGTTGTTAGTGGGCGGTGCCTGTTACTGTCTGGGCATGGTGTTCTTCAAGAGTGATGGCCTCGTCCCATTCGCCCATGCCATCTGGCACCTGTTTGTTGCCATGGGAGCAGGTGTCCATTACTACGCCATCTACCGGTACCTCTACACGCCAGCAGCCAATCAGATGAAGACATCCAGATGA
- the LOC139370147 gene encoding monocyte to macrophage differentiation factor 2-like isoform X3, which produces MNNRVPSNKRYQPTDYEHAANCATHALWVIPSLLGSSVLHFLSEDQWERVSAWLYGAGLTSLFLISTLFHTVTWKKSHLRSVEHCFHMCDRMVIYFFIAASYAPWLNLRELGPWTCHMRWLVWVMASVGTTYVFFFHERYKLMELICYTVMGVFPALVILSMPDREGLWELLVGGACYCLGMVFFKSDGLVPFAHAIWHLFVAMGAGVHYYAIYRYLYTPAANQMKTSR; this is translated from the exons ATGAATAACAGAGTTCCGTCCAATAAGAGGTATCAACCCACAGACTATGAACATGCTGCAAACTGTGCTACACAcgcg CTGTGGGTAATCCCCAGCCTATTGGGCAGCTCTGTGCTGCACTTCCTGTCTGAGGACCAATGGGAGCGCGTCTCAGCCTGGCTCTATGGGGCGGGGCTcacctccctcttcctcatctctaCTCTGTTCCACACGGTGACCTGGAAGAAAAGCCACCTacg GTCTGTGGAGCACTGTTTCCACATGTGTGACAGAATGGTGATCTATTTCTTCATAGCAGCCTCCTACGCCCCCTG GTTGAACCTGCGGGAGCTGGGACCCTGGACCTGTCACATGAGGTGGTTGGTCTGGGTGATGGCCTCTGTTGGAACCACATACGTCTTCTTCTTCCAcgagag gtATAAGTTGATGGAACTGATCTGTTATACAGTGATGGGAGTGTTCCCAGCCTTGGTCATCCTGTCAATG CCAGACCGCGAGGGGCTGTGGGAGTTGTTAGTGGGCGGTGCCTGTTACTGTCTGGGCATGGTGTTCTTCAAGAGTGATGGCCTCGTCCCATTCGCCCATGCCATCTGGCACCTGTTTGTTGCCATGGGAGCAGGTGTCCATTACTACGCCATCTACCGGTACCTCTACACGCCAGCAGCCAATCAGATGAAGACATCCAGATGA